A genomic window from Streptomyces sp. HUAS YS2 includes:
- the bldD gene encoding transcriptional regulator BldD, with translation MSSEYAKQLGAKLRAIRTQQGLSLHGVEEKSQGRWKAVVVGSYERGDRAVTVQRLAELADFYGVPVQELLPGTTPGGAAEPPPKLVLDLERLAHVPQEKAGPLQRYAATIQSQRGDYNGKVLSIRQDDLRTLAVIYDQSPSVLTEQLISWGVLDADARRAVAHEES, from the coding sequence ATGTCCAGCGAATACGCAAAGCAACTCGGGGCCAAGCTCCGCGCTATCCGCACCCAGCAGGGCCTGTCCCTCCATGGTGTGGAGGAGAAGTCCCAGGGGCGCTGGAAGGCCGTCGTCGTCGGCTCGTACGAGCGCGGTGACCGTGCGGTGACCGTGCAGCGTCTTGCCGAGCTGGCGGACTTCTACGGCGTGCCGGTGCAGGAGCTGCTGCCGGGCACGACCCCGGGCGGGGCCGCCGAGCCGCCGCCGAAGCTCGTCCTCGACCTCGAGCGCCTGGCGCACGTCCCGCAGGAGAAGGCGGGCCCGCTGCAGCGCTACGCGGCGACCATCCAGTCGCAGCGCGGCGACTACAACGGCAAGGTGCTGTCGATCCGCCAGGACGACCTGCGCACGCTCGCCGTGATCTACGACCAGTCGCCCTCGGTACTCACCGAGCAGCTGATCAGCTGGGGCGTGCTGGATGCGGACGCGCGTCGCGCGGTCGCCCACGAGGAGAGCTGA